A genomic region of Oncorhynchus mykiss isolate Arlee chromosome 16, USDA_OmykA_1.1, whole genome shotgun sequence contains the following coding sequences:
- the LOC110491372 gene encoding multiple inositol polyphosphate phosphatase 1 isoform X3, with protein MTFNPLSSTETCCFQWDKMNHRGQNKQGEVGPSHKINDELMRFFDQCQKFVEDVENNQTALEEVHLFKASAEMKRVQMKMADQLQVPYDRITPDLVEAAFFLCSYEFAIKSLNSAWCNLFDEPDAQVLEYKNDLKQYWKRGYGHDINRKSSCNLFHDLFNRLDQAAREIRFGHVSEAVTIQVGHAETLLPLLALMGFFRDETALTADNFDVQNGRTFRTSRIVPYAANLLFVLYDCSEGLRLQFLLNETPQNFPDIMHQAPLYDTVRETYRELLHGCNFEKECELPRPNS; from the exons ctCAACAGAGACCTGTTGTTTCCAATGGGACAAGATGAATCAtcgtgggcagaacaagcaaggag AAGTTGGACCCAGCCACAAAATCAACGATGAGTTGATGAGATTCTTTGACCAGTGTCAGAAATTTGTTGAGGACGTAGAGAACAACCAAACTGCCCTGGAAGAGGTCCACCTCTTCAAGGCCTCAGCAGAGATGAAAAGAGTGCAGATGAAAATGGCTGACCAGCTGCAAGTGCCATACGATCGCATCACACCAG ATCTGGTGGAGGCTGCATTCTTCCTGTGCTCATATGAGTTTGCCATCAAATCTTTGAACTCCGCCTGGTGCAACCTGTTTGATGAACCCGACGCCCAA GTGCTGGAgtacaaaaatgacctaaaacagtACTGGAAGAGGGGCTATGGTCATGATATCAACCGCAAGTCCAGTTGCAATCTCTTTCATGACCTGTTCAATCGTCTTGATCAGGCTGCTCGTGAGATCAG GTTTGGGCATGTATCTGAGGCTGTGACCATCCAGGTGGGTCATGCCGAGACCCTCCTGCCCCTGTTGGCCCTCATGGGCTTCTTCAGAGACGAGACGGCCCTGACTGCTGACAACTTTGACGTGCAAAATGGCCGCACCTTCCGTACCAGCCGCATTGTGCCTTATGCAGCCAACCTGCTCTTTGTGCTATATGACTGCAGCGAAGGACTCCGGCTACAGTTCCTCCTCAACGAGACACCTCAGAACTTCCCCGACATAATGCACCAGGCTCCACTCTACGATACGGtcagagagacctacagagagctgCTGCACGGCTGCAATTTTGAAAAAGAGTGCGAGCTGCCCCGACCCAACTCCTGA
- the LOC110491372 gene encoding multiple inositol polyphosphate phosphatase 1 isoform X2 gives MNHRGQNKQGGRQSQARVFSQCRPLQLPLIAIFGEVGPSHKINDELMRFFDQCQKFVEDVENNQTALEEVHLFKASAEMKRVQMKMADQLQVPYDRITPDLVEAAFFLCSYEFAIKSLNSAWCNLFDEPDAQVLEYKNDLKQYWKRGYGHDINRKSSCNLFHDLFNRLDQAAREIRFGHVSEAVTIQVGHAETLLPLLALMGFFRDETALTADNFDVQNGRTFRTSRIVPYAANLLFVLYDCSEGLRLQFLLNETPQNFPDIMHQAPLYDTVRETYRELLHGCNFEKECELPRPNS, from the exons ATGAATCAtcgtgggcagaacaagcaaggaggtaggcagagccaagcacgagtcTTCTCCCAATGCCGGCCACTCCAGCTTCCTCTCATCGCCATATTTGGTG AAGTTGGACCCAGCCACAAAATCAACGATGAGTTGATGAGATTCTTTGACCAGTGTCAGAAATTTGTTGAGGACGTAGAGAACAACCAAACTGCCCTGGAAGAGGTCCACCTCTTCAAGGCCTCAGCAGAGATGAAAAGAGTGCAGATGAAAATGGCTGACCAGCTGCAAGTGCCATACGATCGCATCACACCAG ATCTGGTGGAGGCTGCATTCTTCCTGTGCTCATATGAGTTTGCCATCAAATCTTTGAACTCCGCCTGGTGCAACCTGTTTGATGAACCCGACGCCCAA GTGCTGGAgtacaaaaatgacctaaaacagtACTGGAAGAGGGGCTATGGTCATGATATCAACCGCAAGTCCAGTTGCAATCTCTTTCATGACCTGTTCAATCGTCTTGATCAGGCTGCTCGTGAGATCAG GTTTGGGCATGTATCTGAGGCTGTGACCATCCAGGTGGGTCATGCCGAGACCCTCCTGCCCCTGTTGGCCCTCATGGGCTTCTTCAGAGACGAGACGGCCCTGACTGCTGACAACTTTGACGTGCAAAATGGCCGCACCTTCCGTACCAGCCGCATTGTGCCTTATGCAGCCAACCTGCTCTTTGTGCTATATGACTGCAGCGAAGGACTCCGGCTACAGTTCCTCCTCAACGAGACACCTCAGAACTTCCCCGACATAATGCACCAGGCTCCACTCTACGATACGGtcagagagacctacagagagctgCTGCACGGCTGCAATTTTGAAAAAGAGTGCGAGCTGCCCCGACCCAACTCCTGA
- the LOC110491372 gene encoding multiple inositol polyphosphate phosphatase 1 isoform X4, producing MNHRGQNKQGEVGPSHKINDELMRFFDQCQKFVEDVENNQTALEEVHLFKASAEMKRVQMKMADQLQVPYDRITPDLVEAAFFLCSYEFAIKSLNSAWCNLFDEPDAQVLEYKNDLKQYWKRGYGHDINRKSSCNLFHDLFNRLDQAAREIRFGHVSEAVTIQVGHAETLLPLLALMGFFRDETALTADNFDVQNGRTFRTSRIVPYAANLLFVLYDCSEGLRLQFLLNETPQNFPDIMHQAPLYDTVRETYRELLHGCNFEKECELPRPNS from the exons ATGAATCAtcgtgggcagaacaagcaaggag AAGTTGGACCCAGCCACAAAATCAACGATGAGTTGATGAGATTCTTTGACCAGTGTCAGAAATTTGTTGAGGACGTAGAGAACAACCAAACTGCCCTGGAAGAGGTCCACCTCTTCAAGGCCTCAGCAGAGATGAAAAGAGTGCAGATGAAAATGGCTGACCAGCTGCAAGTGCCATACGATCGCATCACACCAG ATCTGGTGGAGGCTGCATTCTTCCTGTGCTCATATGAGTTTGCCATCAAATCTTTGAACTCCGCCTGGTGCAACCTGTTTGATGAACCCGACGCCCAA GTGCTGGAgtacaaaaatgacctaaaacagtACTGGAAGAGGGGCTATGGTCATGATATCAACCGCAAGTCCAGTTGCAATCTCTTTCATGACCTGTTCAATCGTCTTGATCAGGCTGCTCGTGAGATCAG GTTTGGGCATGTATCTGAGGCTGTGACCATCCAGGTGGGTCATGCCGAGACCCTCCTGCCCCTGTTGGCCCTCATGGGCTTCTTCAGAGACGAGACGGCCCTGACTGCTGACAACTTTGACGTGCAAAATGGCCGCACCTTCCGTACCAGCCGCATTGTGCCTTATGCAGCCAACCTGCTCTTTGTGCTATATGACTGCAGCGAAGGACTCCGGCTACAGTTCCTCCTCAACGAGACACCTCAGAACTTCCCCGACATAATGCACCAGGCTCCACTCTACGATACGGtcagagagacctacagagagctgCTGCACGGCTGCAATTTTGAAAAAGAGTGCGAGCTGCCCCGACCCAACTCCTGA
- the LOC110491372 gene encoding multiple inositol polyphosphate phosphatase 1 isoform X1, translating into MTTALSKQSLLFITFSLALTRFSYCSVANANVNSNIPAIANHFGTKGRYEEVNRYLINDILSVNKNKSILKPGCTNSTAIHVTAIIRHGTRYPSTKNIKMMQRLYDLVLNEAMNTDKWLKDIKTKWEMWYTDDMDGKLVEKGRDDHRHLAVRLATLFPSLISEENLRAHRIRFITSSKHRCVDSIVAFQEGLLNLWNVTEVGPSHKINDELMRFFDQCQKFVEDVENNQTALEEVHLFKASAEMKRVQMKMADQLQVPYDRITPDLVEAAFFLCSYEFAIKSLNSAWCNLFDEPDAQVLEYKNDLKQYWKRGYGHDINRKSSCNLFHDLFNRLDQAAREIRFGHVSEAVTIQVGHAETLLPLLALMGFFRDETALTADNFDVQNGRTFRTSRIVPYAANLLFVLYDCSEGLRLQFLLNETPQNFPDIMHQAPLYDTVRETYRELLHGCNFEKECELPRPNS; encoded by the exons ATGACAACTGCGTTATCTAAACAAAGTTTGTTGTTCATTACATTTAGTCTTGCTTTGACCAGGTTTTCATACTGCTCAGTTGCAAATGCTAACGTCAATTCAAACATACCTGCGATTGCAAATCATTTTGGAACGAAAGGCAGATATGAGGAGGTTAACCGTTATCTCATTAATGACATTCTCTcggtaaacaaaaacaaatccaTTTTAAAACCAGGATGTACCAATAGCACCGCAATTCATGTGACCGCCATTATTCGGCATGGTACACGATATCCGTCgaccaaaaatataaaaatgatgCAACGGCTTTACGACCTTGTTCTAAACGAGGCAATGAATACTGATAAATGGCTGAAGGATATCAAAACCAAGTGGGAAATGTGGTACACCGACGACATGGATGGCAAGCTTGTGGAGAAGGGGCGAGATGACCATAGGCATCTGGCTGTCAGGTTGGCAACATTGTTTCCATCTCTGATATCCGAGGAAAACCTCAGAGCCCACCGTATCCGTTTCATCACTAGCTCTAAACACAGATGCGTGGACAGCATTGTAGCATTTCAAGAGGGCCTGCTCAACCTTTGGAACGTGACAG AAGTTGGACCCAGCCACAAAATCAACGATGAGTTGATGAGATTCTTTGACCAGTGTCAGAAATTTGTTGAGGACGTAGAGAACAACCAAACTGCCCTGGAAGAGGTCCACCTCTTCAAGGCCTCAGCAGAGATGAAAAGAGTGCAGATGAAAATGGCTGACCAGCTGCAAGTGCCATACGATCGCATCACACCAG ATCTGGTGGAGGCTGCATTCTTCCTGTGCTCATATGAGTTTGCCATCAAATCTTTGAACTCCGCCTGGTGCAACCTGTTTGATGAACCCGACGCCCAA GTGCTGGAgtacaaaaatgacctaaaacagtACTGGAAGAGGGGCTATGGTCATGATATCAACCGCAAGTCCAGTTGCAATCTCTTTCATGACCTGTTCAATCGTCTTGATCAGGCTGCTCGTGAGATCAG GTTTGGGCATGTATCTGAGGCTGTGACCATCCAGGTGGGTCATGCCGAGACCCTCCTGCCCCTGTTGGCCCTCATGGGCTTCTTCAGAGACGAGACGGCCCTGACTGCTGACAACTTTGACGTGCAAAATGGCCGCACCTTCCGTACCAGCCGCATTGTGCCTTATGCAGCCAACCTGCTCTTTGTGCTATATGACTGCAGCGAAGGACTCCGGCTACAGTTCCTCCTCAACGAGACACCTCAGAACTTCCCCGACATAATGCACCAGGCTCCACTCTACGATACGGtcagagagacctacagagagctgCTGCACGGCTGCAATTTTGAAAAAGAGTGCGAGCTGCCCCGACCCAACTCCTGA
- the LOC110491372 gene encoding multiple inositol polyphosphate phosphatase 1 isoform X5, which translates to MRFFDQCQKFVEDVENNQTALEEVHLFKASAEMKRVQMKMADQLQVPYDRITPDLVEAAFFLCSYEFAIKSLNSAWCNLFDEPDAQVLEYKNDLKQYWKRGYGHDINRKSSCNLFHDLFNRLDQAAREIRFGHVSEAVTIQVGHAETLLPLLALMGFFRDETALTADNFDVQNGRTFRTSRIVPYAANLLFVLYDCSEGLRLQFLLNETPQNFPDIMHQAPLYDTVRETYRELLHGCNFEKECELPRPNS; encoded by the exons ATGAGATTCTTTGACCAGTGTCAGAAATTTGTTGAGGACGTAGAGAACAACCAAACTGCCCTGGAAGAGGTCCACCTCTTCAAGGCCTCAGCAGAGATGAAAAGAGTGCAGATGAAAATGGCTGACCAGCTGCAAGTGCCATACGATCGCATCACACCAG ATCTGGTGGAGGCTGCATTCTTCCTGTGCTCATATGAGTTTGCCATCAAATCTTTGAACTCCGCCTGGTGCAACCTGTTTGATGAACCCGACGCCCAA GTGCTGGAgtacaaaaatgacctaaaacagtACTGGAAGAGGGGCTATGGTCATGATATCAACCGCAAGTCCAGTTGCAATCTCTTTCATGACCTGTTCAATCGTCTTGATCAGGCTGCTCGTGAGATCAG GTTTGGGCATGTATCTGAGGCTGTGACCATCCAGGTGGGTCATGCCGAGACCCTCCTGCCCCTGTTGGCCCTCATGGGCTTCTTCAGAGACGAGACGGCCCTGACTGCTGACAACTTTGACGTGCAAAATGGCCGCACCTTCCGTACCAGCCGCATTGTGCCTTATGCAGCCAACCTGCTCTTTGTGCTATATGACTGCAGCGAAGGACTCCGGCTACAGTTCCTCCTCAACGAGACACCTCAGAACTTCCCCGACATAATGCACCAGGCTCCACTCTACGATACGGtcagagagacctacagagagctgCTGCACGGCTGCAATTTTGAAAAAGAGTGCGAGCTGCCCCGACCCAACTCCTGA
- the papss2b gene encoding bifunctional 3'-phosphoadenosine 5'-phosphosulfate synthase 2b, producing MSGIKKQRTDLQRATNVVYQAHHVSRSKRGQVVGTREGFRGCTVWLTGLSGAGKTTVGFALEEYLVFHGIPCYSLDGDNIRQGLNRNLGFTSVDREENIRRIAEVAKLFADAGLVCITSFISPFTKDRQEAKKIHVQSGLPFFEVFVDAPLEVCESRDVKGLYKKARAGEIKGFTGIDSPFEKPESPDLVLKTGEISATECIQQVVELLKEQNIVPTGVTEEVTELFVPENKLDLALSDAKTLPTVSITKLDLQWVQVLAEGWASPLKGFMREREFLQVLHFDTLLDGGNINLSVPIVLPVSKESKEKLDGCAAFALEFKGCRVAILRNPEFYEHRKEERCARQWGTTCPQHPYIKMVMEGGDWLVGGDLEVLEQIKWNDGLDQYRFTPRELKQKFKEMKADAVFAFQLRNPVHNGHALLMQDTKRRLLERGYKNPVLLLHPLGGWTKDDDVPLDWRIKQHAAVLEEGVLDPASTIVAIFPSPMMYAGPTEVQWHCRARMIAGANFYIVGRDPAGMPHPETKQSLYEPTHGAKVLTMAPGLPSVEIIPFRVAAYNKTKRSMDFYDKERHQEFEFISGTKMRRMARSGENPPDGFMANKAWKVLTEYYSSLQKDE from the exons ATGTCTGGGATTAAAAAACAAAGAACG GACCTTCAGAGGGCCACTAATGTCGTGTACCAGGCTCACCATGTGAGCCGGTCCAAACGAGGCCAAGTGGTGGGCACCAGAGAGGGCTTCAGAGGTTGCACGGTCTGGCTCACTG GTTTGTCAGGTGCCGGAAAGACAACCGTCGGCTTTGCCCTGGAGGAGTACTTGGTGTTCCATGGTATTCCCTGCTACTCCCTGGATGGGGATAACATCAGACAGGGGCTGAACAGGAACCTTGGCTTCACCtctgtggacagggaggagaacATCAGGCGCATCGCTGAGGTGGCCAAGCTGTTTGCAGACGCAGGATTGGTCTGCATCACCAGCTTCATTTCTCCATTCACTAAG GACCGGCAAGAAGCCAAAAAGATCCATGTACAATCTGGGCTGCCGTTCTTTGAGGTGTTCGTCGACGCTCCCCTGGAGGTGTGTGAGAGCAGGGATGTCAAAGGCCTCTACAAGAAGGCCCGTGCTGGAGAGATTAAAG GCTTTACGGGCATTGATTCACCTTTTGAGAAGCCTGAGTCACCAGATCTTGTGCTGAAGACTGGAGAGATCTCAGCGACTGAGTGCATCCAGCAGGTGGTCGAGCTGCTTAAGGAACAG AATATTGTGCCCACTGGTGTgacagaggaagtgactgagctCTTTGTGCCAGAGAACAAGCTGGACTTGGCACTGAGCGACGCCAAGACACTGCCTACCGTCAGCATCACCAAG CTGGACCTCCAGTGGGTGCAGGTGCTGGCGGAGGGCTGGGCCAGCCCCCTCAAGGGCTTCATGAGGGAGAGGGAGTTCCTGCAGGTTCTGCACTTCGACACTCTTCTGGATG GTGGAAACATCAACCTCTCTGTGCCGATCGTCCTGCCCGTTTCCAAAGAGAGCAAAGAGAAGCTGGACGGCTGCGCAGCGTTTGCCCTTGAGTTCAAAGGTTGCAGAGTGGCAATTCTCCGCAACCCTGAGTTTTATGAACATCGGAAGGAAGAGCGTTGTGCCAGGCAGTGGGGAACCACATGTCCTCAGCATCCTTACATCAAG ATGGTTATGGAGGGTGGTGATTGGCTGGTTGGTGGAGATTTGGAGGTGCTAGAGCAAATCAAATGGAACGATGGTCTGGACCAATACCGCTTCACTCCAAGAGAACTGAAGCAAAAGTTCAAGGAAATGAAAGCAG ACGCCGTCTTCGCCTTCCAGCTTCGCAACCCGGTCCACAATGGCCACGCCCTCCTGATGCAAGACACAAAGCGGCGGCTGCTGGAGCGAGGCTACAAGAACCCTGTCCTGCTGCTCCACCCGCTGGGAGGCTGGACCAAAGACGATGACGTGCCTCTGGACTGGCGCATAAAACAGCATGCTGCCGTACTGGAGGAGGGGGTACTGGACCCAGCCAGCACCATCGTGGCCATATTCCCCTCTCCCATGATGTATGCTGGACCCACTGAG GTACAGTGGCACTGCCGGGCACGAATGATAGCTGGTGCCAACTTCTACATCGTTGGTCGTGACCCTGCGGGCATGCCTCACCCCGAGACCAAGCAGAGCCTGTATGAGCCCACCCACGGGGCCAAGGTCCTCACCATggcccctggtctcccctctgTAGAGATCATCCCCTTCAGAGTGGCTGCCTACAACAAGACTAAAAGATCTATGGACTTCTACGATAAGGAGAG ACACCAGGAATTTGAGTTCATATCTGGGACCAAGATGAGGAGGATGGCACGCAGCGGAGAGAACCCTCCAGATGGTTTCATGGCCAATAAAGCCTGGAAGGTCCTCACAGAGTACTACAGCTCCCTGCAGAAGGATGAATGA
- the LOC110491375 gene encoding ATPase family AAA domain-containing protein 1-B → MVLKEIPTESISQPLGRNEVFGLLFRLTIFGAVTYFTIKWMVDAIDPTRKQKMEAQKQAEKLMKQIGVQNVKLSEYEMSIAAHLVDPLTMQITWSDIAGLDEVITELKDTVILPIQKRHLFKGSRLLQPPKGVLLYGPPGCGKTLIAKATAKDAGFRFINLQPSTLTDKWYGESQKLASAVFSLAIKLQPSIIFIDEIDSFLRSRSSSDHEATAMMKAQFMSLWDGLETDYNCQVIIMGATNRPQDLDSAILRRMPTRFHINQPNRMQREEILKLILKNENVDPAVDFVDMAKETDGFSGSDLREMCRDAALLCVRDFVHNTHADERIQDQIRSINQDDMQTARQKMRKSKSADGQTVLIHSTLD, encoded by the exons ATGGTGTTGAAGGAGATTCCAACTGAAAGTATTTCCCAGCCCTTGGGCCGGAATGAAGTCTTTGGTTTACTCTTCCGACTGACCATATTTGGTGCAGTCACTTACTTCACCATAAAGTGGATGGTTGATGCCATTGATCCCACAAGGAAACAGAAAATGGAAGCACAGAAACAG GCAGAGAAACTCATGAAGCAGATCGGTGTGCAGAATGTCAAGCTCTCAGAGTATGAGATGAGCATTGCAGCACATCTGGTGGACCCGTTGACCATGCAG ATCACATGGAGTGATATTGCTGGCCTAGATGAAGTCATCACTGAGCTGAAAGACACTGTCATACTTCCCATCCAGAAGAGACACCTGTTCAAGGGATCCAGACTGCTTCAGCCACCAAAAG GTGTGCTGCTGTATGGACCACCTGGCTGTGGGAAGACGCTGATCGCCAAAGCAACTGCCAAAGATGCTGGTTTCCGCTTCATCAACCTGCAGCCTTCCACCCTCACAGACAAGTGGTATGGAGAGTCCCAGAAACTGGCTTCTGCCGTCTTCTCTCTAGCCATTAAGCTCCAGCCTTCAATCATCTTCATAGATGAGATTG ACTCTTTCCTGAGAAGCCGTTCCAGCTCTGACCACGAGGCCACAGCCATGATGAAGGCTCAGTTCATGAGCTTGTGGGATGGGCTTGAGACGGACTACAACTGCCAG GTCATCATTATGGGGGCCACTAACCGTCCACAGGATCTCGACTCCGCCATTCTGAGGAGAATGCCCACAAGATTTCACATAAATCAGCCT AATCGCATGCAGAGGGAAGAAATCTTGAAACTCATATTGAAAAATGAAAAT GTGGATCCCGCTGTTGACTTTGTTGACATGGCGAAGGAGACTGACGGATTCTCAGGAAGTGATCTCCGAGAGATGTGTCGGGATGCTGCTCTGTTATGCGTGCGGGATTTTGTCCATAACACCCATGCCGATGAAAG GATCCAGGATCAAATCCGGTCCATCAATCAGGACGACATGCAGACTGCCAGGCAGAAGATGAGGAAGTCGAAGTCGGCAGACGGACAGACGGTTCTGATTCATTCTACTCTGGATTGA